A genome region from Hippopotamus amphibius kiboko isolate mHipAmp2 chromosome 1, mHipAmp2.hap2, whole genome shotgun sequence includes the following:
- the PWWP2A gene encoding PWWP domain-containing protein 2A isoform X3: protein MAAVAAEAAATAASPGEGGAGEAEPEMEPIPGSEAGTDPLPVTATEASVPDAEADGQQSSPQAEEPPLPPPPPPPGELARSPEAAGPELEPEEKLPARVVEPAAAAPPEGPGLPPSPAPPPAEPPAPEERQEPPLPQPAAPALVPPAGGDSAVSQLIPGSEVRVTLDHIIEDALVVSFRLGEKLFSGVLMDLSKRFGPHGIPVTVFPKREYKDKPEATQLQSNTFQEGTEVKREVNGAVPHDPSPVPPPELSLAESLWTSKPPPLFHEGAPYPPPLFIRDTYNQSIPQPPPRKIKRPKRKMYREEPTSIMNAIKLRPRQVLCDKCKNSVVAEKKEIRKGSSASDSSKYEDKKRRNESVSTVNKKLKTDHKVDGKNQNESQKRNAVVKVSNIAHSRGRVVKVSAQANTSKAQLSTKKVLQNKNMDHAKAREVLKIAKEKAQKKQSETSTSKNAHSKVHFTRRYQNSSSGSLPPRVRLKPQRYRNEENDSSLKTGLEKMRSGKMAPKPQSRCTSTRSAGLNKWQLLHQTVTSPAAPLQCLTDHCGFRLGALKLTVKRAGLTKTLAGCWFRGPVPQ, encoded by the exons ATGGCGGCCGTGGCTGCAGAGGCGGCAGCGACTGCAGCGTCCCCCGGGGAGGGGGGCGCCGGCGAGGCCGAGCCGGAGATGGAGCCCATCCCCGGCAGCGAGGCCGGCACTGACCCCCTCCCGGTCACAGCCACTGAGGCATCTGTGCCGGACGCCGAGGCCGACGGGCAGCAGTCCTCTCCTCAGGCCGAAGAGCCGccgctcccgccgccgccgccgccgccgggggaGCTCGCCCGCagcccggaggcggcggggccggaGCTGGAGCCTGAGGAGAAGCTGCCCGCCCGGGTGGTGGAGCCGGCGGCAGCCGCGCCTCCGGAAGGGCCCGGCCTTCCACCTTCCCCTGCACCGCCGCCCGCGGAGCCCCCGGCTCCCGAGGAGCGTCAGGAACCGCCGCTGCCCCAGCCCGCAGCCCCGGCGCTCGTGCCGCCGGCGGGCGGGGACTCCGCCGTGTCGCAGCTCATCCCAGGCTCGGAGGTGCGGGTCACGCTGGACCACATCATTGAGGACGCGCTCGTCGTGTCGTTCCGCCTCGGGGAGAAGCTTTTCTCCGGGGTCCTCATGGATCTGTCCAAAAG gTTTGGGCCCCATGGGATCCCTGTGACAGTATTTCCCAAAAGGGAATATAAGGATAAACCTGAAGCCACGCAGCTCCAAAGTAATACATTCCAAGAAGGGACGGAAGTCAAGCGTGAAGTGAATGGTGCTGTTCCCCATGACCCTTCTCCTGTCCCGCCTCCCGAGCTGAGCTTGGCCGAAAGCCTGTGGACTTCCAAACCACCACCTCTCTTCCACGAAGGAGCACCCTATCCTCCCCCTTTGTTTATCAGGGACACATATAACCAATCAATACCTCAGCCACCTCCTCGGAAAATTAAACGACCCAAGAGAAAAATGTACAGGGAAGAACCTACTTCAATAATGAATGCTATTAAACTACGACCCAGGCAAGTCTTGTGTGACAAATGTAAAAACAGTGTTgttgctgaaaaaaaagaaattagaaaaggtaGTAGTGCAAGTGACTCTTCTAAATATGAAGATAAAAAACGGAGAAATGAAAGTGTAAGTACTGtgaacaaaaaactgaaaactgacCATAAGGTGGATgggaaaaaccaaaatgaaagccAGAAAAGAAATGCTGTGGTTAAGGTTTCAAACATTGCTCACAGCAGAGGCAGAGTAGTGAAAGTTTCTGCTCAGGCAAATACATCAAAAGCTCAGTTAAGTACTAAAAAAGTGCTCCAGAATAAGAACATGGATCATGCAAAAGCTCGGGAAGTGTTGAAAATTGCCAAAGAAAAGGCACAGAAGAAGCAGAGTGAAACCTCTACGTCCAAAAATGCACATTCAAAAGTCCATTTCACACGTCGATATCAGAATTCTAGCTCAGGTTCCCTTCCACCCCGGGTTCGTTTAAAACCACAGAGGTACAGGAATGAAGAAAATGACTCTTCTCTGAAGACAGGACTGGAGAAAATGCGGAGTGGCAAGATGGCACCTAAGCCCCAGTCTCGCTGCACCTCTACCCGCTCAGCAG GTCTCAACAAATGGCAGCTATTACATCAGACAGTGACGAGTCCTGCTGCTCCCTTACAGTGTCTGACAGACCACTGTGGATTCAGACTGGGAGCATTGAAGTTAACAGTGAAACGGGCAGGTCT CACAAAGACATTAGCAGGCTGCTGGTTTCGTGGACCTGTACCACAATGA
- the PWWP2A gene encoding PWWP domain-containing protein 2A isoform X5: protein MAAVAAEAAATAASPGEGGAGEAEPEMEPIPGSEAGTDPLPVTATEASVPDAEADGQQSSPQAEEPPLPPPPPPPGELARSPEAAGPELEPEEKLPARVVEPAAAAPPEGPGLPPSPAPPPAEPPAPEERQEPPLPQPAAPALVPPAGGDSAVSQLIPGSEVRVTLDHIIEDALVVSFRLGEKLFSGVLMDLSKRFGPHGIPVTVFPKREYKDKPEATQLQSNTFQEGTEVKREVNGAVPHDPSPVPPPELSLAESLWTSKPPPLFHEGAPYPPPLFIRDTYNQSIPQPPPRKIKRPKRKMYREEPTSIMNAIKLRPRQVLCDKCKNSVVAEKKEIRKGSSASDSSKYEDKKRRNESVSTVNKKLKTDHKVDGKNQNESQKRNAVVKVSNIAHSRGRVVKVSAQANTSKAQLSTKKVLQNKNMDHAKAREVLKIAKEKAQKKQSETSTSKNAHSKVHFTRRYQNSSSGSLPPRVRLKPQRYRNEENDSSLKTGLEKMRSGKMAPKPQSRCTSTRSAGLNKWQLLHQTVTSPAAPLQCLTDHCGFRLGALKLTVKRAGPDPISE, encoded by the exons ATGGCGGCCGTGGCTGCAGAGGCGGCAGCGACTGCAGCGTCCCCCGGGGAGGGGGGCGCCGGCGAGGCCGAGCCGGAGATGGAGCCCATCCCCGGCAGCGAGGCCGGCACTGACCCCCTCCCGGTCACAGCCACTGAGGCATCTGTGCCGGACGCCGAGGCCGACGGGCAGCAGTCCTCTCCTCAGGCCGAAGAGCCGccgctcccgccgccgccgccgccgccgggggaGCTCGCCCGCagcccggaggcggcggggccggaGCTGGAGCCTGAGGAGAAGCTGCCCGCCCGGGTGGTGGAGCCGGCGGCAGCCGCGCCTCCGGAAGGGCCCGGCCTTCCACCTTCCCCTGCACCGCCGCCCGCGGAGCCCCCGGCTCCCGAGGAGCGTCAGGAACCGCCGCTGCCCCAGCCCGCAGCCCCGGCGCTCGTGCCGCCGGCGGGCGGGGACTCCGCCGTGTCGCAGCTCATCCCAGGCTCGGAGGTGCGGGTCACGCTGGACCACATCATTGAGGACGCGCTCGTCGTGTCGTTCCGCCTCGGGGAGAAGCTTTTCTCCGGGGTCCTCATGGATCTGTCCAAAAG gTTTGGGCCCCATGGGATCCCTGTGACAGTATTTCCCAAAAGGGAATATAAGGATAAACCTGAAGCCACGCAGCTCCAAAGTAATACATTCCAAGAAGGGACGGAAGTCAAGCGTGAAGTGAATGGTGCTGTTCCCCATGACCCTTCTCCTGTCCCGCCTCCCGAGCTGAGCTTGGCCGAAAGCCTGTGGACTTCCAAACCACCACCTCTCTTCCACGAAGGAGCACCCTATCCTCCCCCTTTGTTTATCAGGGACACATATAACCAATCAATACCTCAGCCACCTCCTCGGAAAATTAAACGACCCAAGAGAAAAATGTACAGGGAAGAACCTACTTCAATAATGAATGCTATTAAACTACGACCCAGGCAAGTCTTGTGTGACAAATGTAAAAACAGTGTTgttgctgaaaaaaaagaaattagaaaaggtaGTAGTGCAAGTGACTCTTCTAAATATGAAGATAAAAAACGGAGAAATGAAAGTGTAAGTACTGtgaacaaaaaactgaaaactgacCATAAGGTGGATgggaaaaaccaaaatgaaagccAGAAAAGAAATGCTGTGGTTAAGGTTTCAAACATTGCTCACAGCAGAGGCAGAGTAGTGAAAGTTTCTGCTCAGGCAAATACATCAAAAGCTCAGTTAAGTACTAAAAAAGTGCTCCAGAATAAGAACATGGATCATGCAAAAGCTCGGGAAGTGTTGAAAATTGCCAAAGAAAAGGCACAGAAGAAGCAGAGTGAAACCTCTACGTCCAAAAATGCACATTCAAAAGTCCATTTCACACGTCGATATCAGAATTCTAGCTCAGGTTCCCTTCCACCCCGGGTTCGTTTAAAACCACAGAGGTACAGGAATGAAGAAAATGACTCTTCTCTGAAGACAGGACTGGAGAAAATGCGGAGTGGCAAGATGGCACCTAAGCCCCAGTCTCGCTGCACCTCTACCCGCTCAGCAG GTCTCAACAAATGGCAGCTATTACATCAGACAGTGACGAGTCCTGCTGCTCCCTTACAGTGTCTGACAGACCACTGTGGATTCAGACTGGGAGCATTGAAGTTAACAGTGAAACGGGCAG gcCCTGATCCAATAAGTGAATGA
- the PWWP2A gene encoding PWWP domain-containing protein 2A isoform X6 — translation MAAVAAEAAATAASPGEGGAGEAEPEMEPIPGSEAGTDPLPVTATEASVPDAEADGQQSSPQAEEPPLPPPPPPPGELARSPEAAGPELEPEEKLPARVVEPAAAAPPEGPGLPPSPAPPPAEPPAPEERQEPPLPQPAAPALVPPAGGDSAVSQLIPGSEVRVTLDHIIEDALVVSFRLGEKLFSGVLMDLSKRFGPHGIPVTVFPKREYKDKPEATQLQSNTFQEGTEVKREVNGAVPHDPSPVPPPELSLAESLWTSKPPPLFHEGAPYPPPLFIRDTYNQSIPQPPPRKIKRPKRKMYREEPTSIMNAIKLRPRQVLCDKCKNSVVAEKKEIRKGSSASDSSKYEDKKRRNESVSTVNKKLKTDHKVDGKNQNESQKRNAVVKVSNIAHSRGRVVKVSAQANTSKAQLSTKKVLQNKNMDHAKAREVLKIAKEKAQKKQSETSTSKNAHSKVHFTRRYQNSSSGSLPPRVRLKPQRYRNEENDSSLKTGLEKMRSGKMAPKPQSRCTSTRSAGLNKWQLLHQTVTSPAAPLQCLTDHCGFRLGALKLTVKRAAQRH, via the exons ATGGCGGCCGTGGCTGCAGAGGCGGCAGCGACTGCAGCGTCCCCCGGGGAGGGGGGCGCCGGCGAGGCCGAGCCGGAGATGGAGCCCATCCCCGGCAGCGAGGCCGGCACTGACCCCCTCCCGGTCACAGCCACTGAGGCATCTGTGCCGGACGCCGAGGCCGACGGGCAGCAGTCCTCTCCTCAGGCCGAAGAGCCGccgctcccgccgccgccgccgccgccgggggaGCTCGCCCGCagcccggaggcggcggggccggaGCTGGAGCCTGAGGAGAAGCTGCCCGCCCGGGTGGTGGAGCCGGCGGCAGCCGCGCCTCCGGAAGGGCCCGGCCTTCCACCTTCCCCTGCACCGCCGCCCGCGGAGCCCCCGGCTCCCGAGGAGCGTCAGGAACCGCCGCTGCCCCAGCCCGCAGCCCCGGCGCTCGTGCCGCCGGCGGGCGGGGACTCCGCCGTGTCGCAGCTCATCCCAGGCTCGGAGGTGCGGGTCACGCTGGACCACATCATTGAGGACGCGCTCGTCGTGTCGTTCCGCCTCGGGGAGAAGCTTTTCTCCGGGGTCCTCATGGATCTGTCCAAAAG gTTTGGGCCCCATGGGATCCCTGTGACAGTATTTCCCAAAAGGGAATATAAGGATAAACCTGAAGCCACGCAGCTCCAAAGTAATACATTCCAAGAAGGGACGGAAGTCAAGCGTGAAGTGAATGGTGCTGTTCCCCATGACCCTTCTCCTGTCCCGCCTCCCGAGCTGAGCTTGGCCGAAAGCCTGTGGACTTCCAAACCACCACCTCTCTTCCACGAAGGAGCACCCTATCCTCCCCCTTTGTTTATCAGGGACACATATAACCAATCAATACCTCAGCCACCTCCTCGGAAAATTAAACGACCCAAGAGAAAAATGTACAGGGAAGAACCTACTTCAATAATGAATGCTATTAAACTACGACCCAGGCAAGTCTTGTGTGACAAATGTAAAAACAGTGTTgttgctgaaaaaaaagaaattagaaaaggtaGTAGTGCAAGTGACTCTTCTAAATATGAAGATAAAAAACGGAGAAATGAAAGTGTAAGTACTGtgaacaaaaaactgaaaactgacCATAAGGTGGATgggaaaaaccaaaatgaaagccAGAAAAGAAATGCTGTGGTTAAGGTTTCAAACATTGCTCACAGCAGAGGCAGAGTAGTGAAAGTTTCTGCTCAGGCAAATACATCAAAAGCTCAGTTAAGTACTAAAAAAGTGCTCCAGAATAAGAACATGGATCATGCAAAAGCTCGGGAAGTGTTGAAAATTGCCAAAGAAAAGGCACAGAAGAAGCAGAGTGAAACCTCTACGTCCAAAAATGCACATTCAAAAGTCCATTTCACACGTCGATATCAGAATTCTAGCTCAGGTTCCCTTCCACCCCGGGTTCGTTTAAAACCACAGAGGTACAGGAATGAAGAAAATGACTCTTCTCTGAAGACAGGACTGGAGAAAATGCGGAGTGGCAAGATGGCACCTAAGCCCCAGTCTCGCTGCACCTCTACCCGCTCAGCAG GTCTCAACAAATGGCAGCTATTACATCAGACAGTGACGAGTCCTGCTGCTCCCTTACAGTGTCTGACAGACCACTGTGGATTCAGACTGGGAGCATTGAAGTTAACAGTGAAACGGGCAG CACAAAGACATTAG
- the PWWP2A gene encoding PWWP domain-containing protein 2A isoform X4, with amino-acid sequence MAAVAAEAAATAASPGEGGAGEAEPEMEPIPGSEAGTDPLPVTATEASVPDAEADGQQSSPQAEEPPLPPPPPPPGELARSPEAAGPELEPEEKLPARVVEPAAAAPPEGPGLPPSPAPPPAEPPAPEERQEPPLPQPAAPALVPPAGGDSAVSQLIPGSEVRVTLDHIIEDALVVSFRLGEKLFSGVLMDLSKRFGPHGIPVTVFPKREYKDKPEATQLQSNTFQEGTEVKREVNGAVPHDPSPVPPPELSLAESLWTSKPPPLFHEGAPYPPPLFIRDTYNQSIPQPPPRKIKRPKRKMYREEPTSIMNAIKLRPRQVLCDKCKNSVVAEKKEIRKGSSASDSSKYEDKKRRNESVSTVNKKLKTDHKVDGKNQNESQKRNAVVKVSNIAHSRGRVVKVSAQANTSKAQLSTKKVLQNKNMDHAKAREVLKIAKEKAQKKQSETSTSKNAHSKVHFTRRYQNSSSGSLPPRVRLKPQRYRNEENDSSLKTGLEKMRSGKMAPKPQSRCTSTRSAGLNKWQLLHQTVTSPAAPLQCLTDHCGFRLGALKLTVKRAGLSVLSPATK; translated from the exons ATGGCGGCCGTGGCTGCAGAGGCGGCAGCGACTGCAGCGTCCCCCGGGGAGGGGGGCGCCGGCGAGGCCGAGCCGGAGATGGAGCCCATCCCCGGCAGCGAGGCCGGCACTGACCCCCTCCCGGTCACAGCCACTGAGGCATCTGTGCCGGACGCCGAGGCCGACGGGCAGCAGTCCTCTCCTCAGGCCGAAGAGCCGccgctcccgccgccgccgccgccgccgggggaGCTCGCCCGCagcccggaggcggcggggccggaGCTGGAGCCTGAGGAGAAGCTGCCCGCCCGGGTGGTGGAGCCGGCGGCAGCCGCGCCTCCGGAAGGGCCCGGCCTTCCACCTTCCCCTGCACCGCCGCCCGCGGAGCCCCCGGCTCCCGAGGAGCGTCAGGAACCGCCGCTGCCCCAGCCCGCAGCCCCGGCGCTCGTGCCGCCGGCGGGCGGGGACTCCGCCGTGTCGCAGCTCATCCCAGGCTCGGAGGTGCGGGTCACGCTGGACCACATCATTGAGGACGCGCTCGTCGTGTCGTTCCGCCTCGGGGAGAAGCTTTTCTCCGGGGTCCTCATGGATCTGTCCAAAAG gTTTGGGCCCCATGGGATCCCTGTGACAGTATTTCCCAAAAGGGAATATAAGGATAAACCTGAAGCCACGCAGCTCCAAAGTAATACATTCCAAGAAGGGACGGAAGTCAAGCGTGAAGTGAATGGTGCTGTTCCCCATGACCCTTCTCCTGTCCCGCCTCCCGAGCTGAGCTTGGCCGAAAGCCTGTGGACTTCCAAACCACCACCTCTCTTCCACGAAGGAGCACCCTATCCTCCCCCTTTGTTTATCAGGGACACATATAACCAATCAATACCTCAGCCACCTCCTCGGAAAATTAAACGACCCAAGAGAAAAATGTACAGGGAAGAACCTACTTCAATAATGAATGCTATTAAACTACGACCCAGGCAAGTCTTGTGTGACAAATGTAAAAACAGTGTTgttgctgaaaaaaaagaaattagaaaaggtaGTAGTGCAAGTGACTCTTCTAAATATGAAGATAAAAAACGGAGAAATGAAAGTGTAAGTACTGtgaacaaaaaactgaaaactgacCATAAGGTGGATgggaaaaaccaaaatgaaagccAGAAAAGAAATGCTGTGGTTAAGGTTTCAAACATTGCTCACAGCAGAGGCAGAGTAGTGAAAGTTTCTGCTCAGGCAAATACATCAAAAGCTCAGTTAAGTACTAAAAAAGTGCTCCAGAATAAGAACATGGATCATGCAAAAGCTCGGGAAGTGTTGAAAATTGCCAAAGAAAAGGCACAGAAGAAGCAGAGTGAAACCTCTACGTCCAAAAATGCACATTCAAAAGTCCATTTCACACGTCGATATCAGAATTCTAGCTCAGGTTCCCTTCCACCCCGGGTTCGTTTAAAACCACAGAGGTACAGGAATGAAGAAAATGACTCTTCTCTGAAGACAGGACTGGAGAAAATGCGGAGTGGCAAGATGGCACCTAAGCCCCAGTCTCGCTGCACCTCTACCCGCTCAGCAG GTCTCAACAAATGGCAGCTATTACATCAGACAGTGACGAGTCCTGCTGCTCCCTTACAGTGTCTGACAGACCACTGTGGATTCAGACTGGGAGCATTGAAGTTAACAGTGAAACGGGCAGGTCTGTCTGTGTTAAGCCCTGCCACAAAGTGA
- the PWWP2A gene encoding PWWP domain-containing protein 2A isoform X7 yields MAAVAAEAAATAASPGEGGAGEAEPEMEPIPGSEAGTDPLPVTATEASVPDAEADGQQSSPQAEEPPLPPPPPPPGELARSPEAAGPELEPEEKLPARVVEPAAAAPPEGPGLPPSPAPPPAEPPAPEERQEPPLPQPAAPALVPPAGGDSAVSQLIPGSEVRVTLDHIIEDALVVSFRLGEKLFSGVLMDLSKRFGPHGIPVTVFPKREYKDKPEATQLQSNTFQEGTEVKREVNGAVPHDPSPVPPPELSLAESLWTSKPPPLFHEGAPYPPPLFIRDTYNQSIPQPPPRKIKRPKRKMYREEPTSIMNAIKLRPRQVLCDKCKNSVVAEKKEIRKGSSASDSSKYEDKKRRNESVSTVNKKLKTDHKVDGKNQNESQKRNAVVKVSNIAHSRGRVVKVSAQANTSKAQLSTKKVLQNKNMDHAKAREVLKIAKEKAQKKQSETSTSKNAHSKVHFTRRYQNSSSGSLPPRVRLKPQRYRNEENDSSLKTGLEKMRSGKMAPKPQSRCTSTRSAGLNKWQLLHQTVTSPAAPLQCLTDHCGFRLGALKLTVKRAGLP; encoded by the exons ATGGCGGCCGTGGCTGCAGAGGCGGCAGCGACTGCAGCGTCCCCCGGGGAGGGGGGCGCCGGCGAGGCCGAGCCGGAGATGGAGCCCATCCCCGGCAGCGAGGCCGGCACTGACCCCCTCCCGGTCACAGCCACTGAGGCATCTGTGCCGGACGCCGAGGCCGACGGGCAGCAGTCCTCTCCTCAGGCCGAAGAGCCGccgctcccgccgccgccgccgccgccgggggaGCTCGCCCGCagcccggaggcggcggggccggaGCTGGAGCCTGAGGAGAAGCTGCCCGCCCGGGTGGTGGAGCCGGCGGCAGCCGCGCCTCCGGAAGGGCCCGGCCTTCCACCTTCCCCTGCACCGCCGCCCGCGGAGCCCCCGGCTCCCGAGGAGCGTCAGGAACCGCCGCTGCCCCAGCCCGCAGCCCCGGCGCTCGTGCCGCCGGCGGGCGGGGACTCCGCCGTGTCGCAGCTCATCCCAGGCTCGGAGGTGCGGGTCACGCTGGACCACATCATTGAGGACGCGCTCGTCGTGTCGTTCCGCCTCGGGGAGAAGCTTTTCTCCGGGGTCCTCATGGATCTGTCCAAAAG gTTTGGGCCCCATGGGATCCCTGTGACAGTATTTCCCAAAAGGGAATATAAGGATAAACCTGAAGCCACGCAGCTCCAAAGTAATACATTCCAAGAAGGGACGGAAGTCAAGCGTGAAGTGAATGGTGCTGTTCCCCATGACCCTTCTCCTGTCCCGCCTCCCGAGCTGAGCTTGGCCGAAAGCCTGTGGACTTCCAAACCACCACCTCTCTTCCACGAAGGAGCACCCTATCCTCCCCCTTTGTTTATCAGGGACACATATAACCAATCAATACCTCAGCCACCTCCTCGGAAAATTAAACGACCCAAGAGAAAAATGTACAGGGAAGAACCTACTTCAATAATGAATGCTATTAAACTACGACCCAGGCAAGTCTTGTGTGACAAATGTAAAAACAGTGTTgttgctgaaaaaaaagaaattagaaaaggtaGTAGTGCAAGTGACTCTTCTAAATATGAAGATAAAAAACGGAGAAATGAAAGTGTAAGTACTGtgaacaaaaaactgaaaactgacCATAAGGTGGATgggaaaaaccaaaatgaaagccAGAAAAGAAATGCTGTGGTTAAGGTTTCAAACATTGCTCACAGCAGAGGCAGAGTAGTGAAAGTTTCTGCTCAGGCAAATACATCAAAAGCTCAGTTAAGTACTAAAAAAGTGCTCCAGAATAAGAACATGGATCATGCAAAAGCTCGGGAAGTGTTGAAAATTGCCAAAGAAAAGGCACAGAAGAAGCAGAGTGAAACCTCTACGTCCAAAAATGCACATTCAAAAGTCCATTTCACACGTCGATATCAGAATTCTAGCTCAGGTTCCCTTCCACCCCGGGTTCGTTTAAAACCACAGAGGTACAGGAATGAAGAAAATGACTCTTCTCTGAAGACAGGACTGGAGAAAATGCGGAGTGGCAAGATGGCACCTAAGCCCCAGTCTCGCTGCACCTCTACCCGCTCAGCAG GTCTCAACAAATGGCAGCTATTACATCAGACAGTGACGAGTCCTGCTGCTCCCTTACAGTGTCTGACAGACCACTGTGGATTCAGACTGGGAGCATTGAAGTTAACAGTGAAACGGGCAGGTCT gcCCTGA
- the PWWP2A gene encoding PWWP domain-containing protein 2A isoform X8, whose protein sequence is MAAVAAEAAATAASPGEGGAGEAEPEMEPIPGSEAGTDPLPVTATEASVPDAEADGQQSSPQAEEPPLPPPPPPPGELARSPEAAGPELEPEEKLPARVVEPAAAAPPEGPGLPPSPAPPPAEPPAPEERQEPPLPQPAAPALVPPAGGDSAVSQLIPGSEVRVTLDHIIEDALVVSFRLGEKLFSGVLMDLSKRFGPHGIPVTVFPKREYKDKPEATQLQSNTFQEGTEVKREVNGAVPHDPSPVPPPELSLAESLWTSKPPPLFHEGAPYPPPLFIRDTYNQSIPQPPPRKIKRPKRKMYREEPTSIMNAIKLRPRQVLCDKCKNSVVAEKKEIRKGSSASDSSKYEDKKRRNESVSTVNKKLKTDHKVDGKNQNESQKRNAVVKVSNIAHSRGRVVKVSAQANTSKAQLSTKKVLQNKNMDHAKAREVLKIAKEKAQKKQSETSTSKNAHSKVHFTRRYQNSSSGSLPPRVRLKPQRYRNEENDSSLKTGLEKMRSGKMAPKPQSRCTSTRSAAQRH, encoded by the exons ATGGCGGCCGTGGCTGCAGAGGCGGCAGCGACTGCAGCGTCCCCCGGGGAGGGGGGCGCCGGCGAGGCCGAGCCGGAGATGGAGCCCATCCCCGGCAGCGAGGCCGGCACTGACCCCCTCCCGGTCACAGCCACTGAGGCATCTGTGCCGGACGCCGAGGCCGACGGGCAGCAGTCCTCTCCTCAGGCCGAAGAGCCGccgctcccgccgccgccgccgccgccgggggaGCTCGCCCGCagcccggaggcggcggggccggaGCTGGAGCCTGAGGAGAAGCTGCCCGCCCGGGTGGTGGAGCCGGCGGCAGCCGCGCCTCCGGAAGGGCCCGGCCTTCCACCTTCCCCTGCACCGCCGCCCGCGGAGCCCCCGGCTCCCGAGGAGCGTCAGGAACCGCCGCTGCCCCAGCCCGCAGCCCCGGCGCTCGTGCCGCCGGCGGGCGGGGACTCCGCCGTGTCGCAGCTCATCCCAGGCTCGGAGGTGCGGGTCACGCTGGACCACATCATTGAGGACGCGCTCGTCGTGTCGTTCCGCCTCGGGGAGAAGCTTTTCTCCGGGGTCCTCATGGATCTGTCCAAAAG gTTTGGGCCCCATGGGATCCCTGTGACAGTATTTCCCAAAAGGGAATATAAGGATAAACCTGAAGCCACGCAGCTCCAAAGTAATACATTCCAAGAAGGGACGGAAGTCAAGCGTGAAGTGAATGGTGCTGTTCCCCATGACCCTTCTCCTGTCCCGCCTCCCGAGCTGAGCTTGGCCGAAAGCCTGTGGACTTCCAAACCACCACCTCTCTTCCACGAAGGAGCACCCTATCCTCCCCCTTTGTTTATCAGGGACACATATAACCAATCAATACCTCAGCCACCTCCTCGGAAAATTAAACGACCCAAGAGAAAAATGTACAGGGAAGAACCTACTTCAATAATGAATGCTATTAAACTACGACCCAGGCAAGTCTTGTGTGACAAATGTAAAAACAGTGTTgttgctgaaaaaaaagaaattagaaaaggtaGTAGTGCAAGTGACTCTTCTAAATATGAAGATAAAAAACGGAGAAATGAAAGTGTAAGTACTGtgaacaaaaaactgaaaactgacCATAAGGTGGATgggaaaaaccaaaatgaaagccAGAAAAGAAATGCTGTGGTTAAGGTTTCAAACATTGCTCACAGCAGAGGCAGAGTAGTGAAAGTTTCTGCTCAGGCAAATACATCAAAAGCTCAGTTAAGTACTAAAAAAGTGCTCCAGAATAAGAACATGGATCATGCAAAAGCTCGGGAAGTGTTGAAAATTGCCAAAGAAAAGGCACAGAAGAAGCAGAGTGAAACCTCTACGTCCAAAAATGCACATTCAAAAGTCCATTTCACACGTCGATATCAGAATTCTAGCTCAGGTTCCCTTCCACCCCGGGTTCGTTTAAAACCACAGAGGTACAGGAATGAAGAAAATGACTCTTCTCTGAAGACAGGACTGGAGAAAATGCGGAGTGGCAAGATGGCACCTAAGCCCCAGTCTCGCTGCACCTCTACCCGCTCAGCAG CACAAAGACATTAG